In Populus trichocarpa isolate Nisqually-1 chromosome 12, P.trichocarpa_v4.1, whole genome shotgun sequence, a genomic segment contains:
- the LOC7482170 gene encoding embryo-specific protein ATS3B produces the protein MRTAHYSLLLCFAFIFVVLSKADHPSNRVQPHALDQSFSPGLILQTVGNCAYTVIISTSCLSPKYTNDQISVVFGDAFGNQVFDPKLINPFTASFEQCSTNTFQVTGSCSLQICYIYFYRNGTNGWIPQSVKIYGSFSSPALFFFNSTDVPEGQWYGTDKCQHFPTAPPPPSPPSSAPGQQIPGWLVYLILGIIATSTFSFY, from the exons atgagGACAGCCCATTACTCTCTTCTGCTTTGTTTTGCCTTCATTTTTGTTGTTCTATCAAAAGCTGATCATCCAAGCAATCGGGTTCAACCTCATGCTCTTGATCAGTCTTTCAGTCCCGGTTTAATCCTGCAG ACTGTAGGGAACTGTGCTTACACTGTGATCATTTCGACAAGCTGTTTATCACCCAAATATACAAATGATCAGATCAGTGTTGTTTTTGGTGATGCTTTTGGCAATCAG GTTTTTGATCCAAAGCTGATCAACCCATTTACAGCCTCGTTCGAACAATGTTCGACAAATACATTTCAGGTAACCGGATCGTGTTCACTTCAGATATGTTATATCTATTTCTACAGAAATGGAACAAATGGCTGGATTCCACAGAGTGTGAAGATTTACGGTTCATTTTCAAGTCCTgccttatttttcttcaattcaacTGATGTTCCTGAGGGTCAATGGTATGGAACTGACAAGTGCCAGCATTTTCCCACTGCCCCTCCTCCTCCCTCTCCTCCCTCTTCTGCTCCTGGGCAACAAATCCCTGGTTGGCTTGTGTACTTGATTCTGGGGATTATTGCTACTTCCACATTTTCATTCTATTAA
- the LOC7482171 gene encoding LOW QUALITY PROTEIN: embryo-specific protein ATS3B (The sequence of the model RefSeq protein was modified relative to this genomic sequence to represent the inferred CDS: inserted 1 base in 1 codon; deleted 2 bases in 1 codon): PLGSFNLSLIQNVGSCYYTVVITTCCSSPRYTRDHISIAFGDVYGNQIYAPRLDDPSKXTFERCSSDSFQISGPCGYQICYVYLYRSGPDGWKPDTVRISGYSSRTVTFTYNTYIPRDVWYGFNLCHNASSALQRGIPQWFLYMILAVLASFILLV; encoded by the exons CCTCTTGGGTCTTTTAATCTCAGTTTAATCCAG aATGTAGGGAGTTGTTATTACACAGTGGTTATTACAACATGCTGTTCCTCTCCAAGATATACTCGTGATCATATTAGTATTGCTTTCGGTGATGTTTATGGCAATCAG ATCTATGCACCAAGGTTGGATGATCCATCGA GAACATTTGAACGGTGTTCCTCCGATTCATTTCAG ATCTCTGGACCATGTGGATATCAGATATGCTATGTCTATCTCTACAGAAGCGGACCAGATGGTTGGAAGCCTGACACCGTGAGGATTTCTGGTTATTCTTCGAGGACTGTTACTTTTACCTACAATACCTACATCCCTAGAGATGTTTGGTACGGATTTAATTTGTGCCACAATGCCTCTTCTGCACTTCAGCGAGGAATTCCGCAATGGTTTTTGTACATGATCCTCGCGGTTCTTGCTAGTTTTATATTGCTAGTCTAA